A window of Kribbella voronezhensis genomic DNA:
GGAGGCCAAGCAGCTGAGTTTCACCGCACCCGCCGAACGCATCGGCTTCTATGTCGTGGCGACCAACGAATGGTCGACGGCAGCCGCCGGTGCGCAGGTCGCCGTCCGTCCCGGCGGGGTCAAAGCCACCATTCCGACCTGGATGATCGCCCACTACGGCGCCACCATCAAGGGGACCGCGACACCGACGCCGTACCTTCGGCCGGCGATTCTCCAGGCCCGGAACAGCTCGACCAGCGCCTGGTACGTCGTCGGCAGCACCGAGACCACCGGCGACATCGAGTTCCAGTTGGAGCCGTTCTTCGGCACCCGCCAGTACCGGTTGGCTGTCCCGAACTACGCGACCGCGGACACCGCGTACTTCGGCGCTTACAGCGCCCCCGGCACGCTGACGGTGCAGCAGTTCGGCTACGCATCGCCGCTGGAGTACGACGGCCATGTCGTCCTCGGCCAGTCGACGATCATCTACCTCAACCTCTATCCGCCCGTGAACGGCACGGCCGCATTCCAGCGGTGGAACGGCAAGACCTGGGTCGGCGCCGGCAGCCTCCCGTTCAAGAACGGTCACGCCGAGGGCCGTCTCAGAGGCACCGCCCTCGGCCGGGTCGCCTACCGCTACTACATCCCCGCCAACACCTACAACGGCCTCCCCGTCGCAGCGGCATACACCAAGCAGTTCGTCATCACCACCATCCGCTGATCCCCTCCCGCCCCTTGAAAGGCCCCTCGAGATGAGAAAGTGGCCCACGCTGGTCGTCGCCGCCACGGTGTTGGCGGCGACGCTGCCCACCGGAGCCTTCGCCGCCGACCTGCCCGACCCCGCGCCCACCAACGTGCAAATCAGCTGGGCGGCCGACGGGTCTGCGCAGGTTCACGTGACCTGGGCGGAAGCCGCGGCACGACCGAACAAGATCGCCGTCCGCGACCTGGACAAGGCCTCGAACGTCATCGCCGCCTACACGACCGCTGACGGCCCGGATTCGATCGACCTGCCTGCGGGCCTGTTCAGACATCGCGAGCATCTGCAAGTCATGGTTGCCGCAGGCACCAGAGACGGCTTGACGAGCCCGGAAAGCCCGTCAGCGGTCTTTGATTCCAGCTATCCGAGCACCAAGATCGATGGAGTGAGCCTGGCTCCGACCGGGCTCACGGTCAAAGCGCAACCATCGCCTCTCCAGGACACAACCCCTGGGGATCCGCTGGACGACGACGGGACGATCTACCAGCCGACGTACCGGTCGAGCCAGGGGACCTATGCGCTGGGTGCGGCCGGACCGGCCATGGAGGTGTTCGTTCCGCACCCGGCCTCGAACTACACCTTCTGGCTGGCCGGCCACAGCCGTTGGGGGTTGGACGCCTGGGACAACGAGGTTGTCGTCGATCGTCCTCGGGTGACGGTGCAGGCGGCCGCCCGCTGGCAATACGGCTCCGATATGCGGGTGACCGGAAGCTACGGCCGGCTACTCGGCTGGTACCAACCGCGGGTCATCCTGCAGGCGCGAAACTCGCCGGCTTCCCCGTGGTACGTGGTGACGTCCGACGTCGCCACGAACGAGGGCAACTTCGTCTTCACCTTCCCCGCCAGGACGCGTGAATACCGCATCGCCATGGCCAACTCGATCACCAACAGCACCAACTGGACCGTCTTCGTCGGTGGGTACACGGCCCCGGTGAAGACGGTGGCGTATCAGCGGGTCTATGCGTTGTTCACGACACCGACGGTCAAGGTGGGTCAGACGTCGAACGTGCATGTGCAGTTGAACGTGTTCCTGCCGAAGGCGCAGGTCGCGTTGCAGCGGTGGAACGGGAAGACGTGGGTGTTCGTGCAGAACATCACCCTGACGAACAACGTCGGCTGGGCGAAGGTCACCGGCAAGACGGCCGGCTATTCGGCGTACCGGATCTACTCGCCGAACGTCACCAAGGACGGCAGGTTGGTCGCCGCCGCCTACAGCCCGAACTTCGTCCTCGCCACCGTCCGCTAGGAAGCACGTGAAGCACATCGCCGCAGTACTCGCAGCCGCCCTGGTGACGATCGGCCTGACCGCTCCCACCGCGACGGCCGCCGACCCCGCGCCCACCGACGTCAAGATCGCCTGGAAGGACGACACCTTCCAGTTCATCCACGTCACCTGGACCGAGGACGCCGCCCGGCCGAACAGGATCGTGGTCCGCAAGGTCGGCGACCCGACCGAACGATCCACCTGGCACGTCCCGGCCGATGCCCCGAACGCCTTCGACGTACCGAAGTCCGCAGTACGCCAGGGCTCGACGATGACAGAGGTGCTCGAGATCGGCGTGGCAGCCGGCACCGAGGCCGGCGAGACCAGCCCGGTCGCGGCCTCGCCCGGTTTCGACATCCGCTACCCCGGAACACCCAGGATGGGAGCGGTTTGGCCGACCGGAACGAACACCGTGACGGCCACCTGGTACGGCTGGCCGGTCAGGGATCCCAATCCCGGAGATCCGCTGGACCGCGACGATACGGCGTACTACAACCCGGTGTACCAGGTCGGTACCGCGGCGCCGGTTGCGATCGGCAAACCGATCACTGCGGAAACCGTCACCTTCGCCGGCCCCAAGCCGCCCTATGACTTCTACGTATGGTCGGAGAACGAGTGGGCGCGACCTGCGGACAGTAAGCGGGGCCGCGTTCAGACCACTGCCTTCACTGTGTCGATTCCGAGTTGGGCGATCGCGGGCACCAGCACCGTGATCAGCGGCACTTACAACGGTCCGTCGGCCGCCAAGGTGACGGTGCAAGCGCGGAACTCGGCCACGAGCGCGTGGTACGCCGTCGTCAGCACCGATTTCACCGGCAACAAGTACCGATTCGCCGTTCCCAGCCAAGGGACACGGCAGTACCGCGTCGCGATCGCGAACCGGGCCGACAGCGACGCTTCCGCGGCCTGGTTCGGCGGCTACAGCGCTGCCAAGACCACCACGGTCCAGCAGAAGGTCACCACTGACGGTTCCCGGACGTACCACCGCTCTTACGGGGAAGCACCGCAGATGCACGTCTATGTGAACCCCGCGGTCGAAGGCTACGCAGCCATGCAGCGCTGGAACGGCAAGGCCTGGGTGTTCGTGGCGAACGTCAACGTCCGCTTCGGCTGGGGCGTGAACGCCATCAGCAAAGCCAGTCTGGGCAGCACCACCTACCGCTACTACGTCCCCAACAACCTGTACGGCGGCAACCTCGTCGCCGCCGCGTACAGCCCCAACTTCGTCATCACCGTCCTCCCTTAGGAACCCTTGTGAAAAAGCTGCCTGTCGTTGCTGTGCTCGCTGGGTTGTTGCCGGCCGGGCTTGTCGTTCCGGCTGTTGCCGCGGAGCCGACTGACCCGGCGCCGACGAATGTGCGGATCGGCTGGAAGGACGACAGCTTTCAGTTCGTGCATGTGACCTGGGACGAGGATTCGGCGCGGCCGAATCAGGTGTTCGTGCGGAAGCCGGACTCGACCGGGCACAGTGCGCTGAAGTACGTGGCCGCGGATGCGCCGAATGCGATCGACCTGCCGAAGGATGCGATCTGGCAGGCGGGCGTCAAGTCGGAGTGTCGGTCGGCGACGCGGCGGGGGAGACCAGTCCGGTCGCGCTGTCGGTGCCGTTCGACACGATCGATGCCGGTCAGCCGATCATCGAGTCCAATCAGCCGTCCGGAAGCAGCACGCTGCAGGTGACCTGGAAGGCGGGCACGCCGGTTCACAACGACACGACTCCGGGCGACCCGCTGGATGTGAACCTGCCGGTGACCTACCAGCCGGCGTACCGGGTCGGGACTGCGGCGCCGGTGCTGGTCGGGCAGCCGACGACGAACACCACGGCGACCGTGACCGGCCCCAAGCCGCCGTACTCGCTCACCGTGCGGGCAGTGAACGAGTGGACCTACATCTCGAGCGACCCGGTCAACGCCCAGCCGATCGGCTTCACCACGTCGATCCCGACCTGGGTGATCGCCGGTACGGACACGGTGATCAAGGGGACCTACACGGGCCCCGACTCCGCGACGATCACACTGCAGGCGCGGAACTCGGCGACGAGCGCGTGGTACGGCGTCGGCGGGTACGCCTTCACTGGTCACACCTACCAGTTCACCGTGCCGAGCCGGGGCACCCGCGACTACAGGATCGCGGTCAGCAACTCCCAGGACCCGATCGCCAAGACCGGCTGGTTCGGCGGCTACAGCGGGATCGTGAAGACCACGACCCAACTGAAGGCGACGGTGTTGCTCGGCGCGTCGACGGTCTACCGCAGCAGCACGCCGGTGAACGCCGTCCTGACCGTGAACCCTGCTTCCAGCGGCACCGCTTCCCTGCAGCGCTGGAACGGCACAACCTGGGTTGCCGTCGCCAACGTGCCGTTCACATCCGGACGCGGAACGGGCCACCTGAGCGCAGCGACCGCCGGCACCTTCACCTACCGGTTCTACGTGCCTGCGCAGACCTACAACGGCCTGCCCGTCGCAGCGGCGTACAGCCCGAACTTCACAGTGAAGGTTCTTCCCTAGCTGTAGGACCAGCCGGTCCAGTTGTCGATGGTGACTGTGACGAAGGGGCCGGCTGGGGGTGATTCGGCGTACTGCGGGTACTTGGCAGCCAGCGCGTCCAGAGGGCCCGTGTCGCTGATGGTTGCGTGGCCGTCGGCTCGAACCCACCACAGGTGGGTCCAGTCCCGGGTGTAGTGGTCGCAGAGAACTGCTACCTGCGGGTTGAAGGTGACGTTCGCCAGGCGGCGCAGCGAGCGGGTGGACTTCGGCTTGTGATCGACGGCGAAGATCAGGACGTCGCCGGCCAGCGCGAAGGTGATCGGGACGATGTGCGGGCGCAGGTCCTCGCCGGTGGTGGCGAGGAACGCGCGGTCCGCCGCGGCCAGACGGCTTCGGCAGGCGGACGGCCCGAGTATCACGATTCGACCCTACTGGCTGACAGCGGCTTGTCAGCACTATGTATGGTCTACGCGGTCCAGCTGTAAGGGTAGGTGAGACGTGATGCGCAGGGTGTTGGCTGTCGCGTTCGCACTTCTCCTCGGCGCGTCGACGTTGACCGCCTGCTCGTCCGACCCCTTGCCGACCGGGGTGACGATCGGCTGGGCGGACAACACCCATCAGGCGGTTCAGGTCAGCTGGAAGGACTCGGACGCGCCGAACCGGATCACCATCCAGGGCGTGGTGAGCAGCAGCCCGTCGTACGTGAAATACCTGGCGGCGACCGAGCCGAACACCTGGGCGATCCCGGCCTCGGCCTTCCCGCCGGACGGCAACTACAAGGTCGCGGTCGAGATCGGTACGTCGATCGGCGGGGTGACCAGCAAGGCGGCGCTGTCGCCGATGTTCGACACCGACGGCCCGCTGCGCCCGACCGACGCGGTGGCCACGCCGACCGGCAACGACGTGGTGGTCACCTGGAAGGTCCCCCCGCCGGAGCAGGACTTCTCCCCGGGCGACCCACTCGACGTCCCGCACGGTAGCCAGCTCTATGTCCCGGTCGTCGGTACGGCGGGGCAGCCGTTCCGCGTGGTCGGTCCAGGGACGACCACAACCCGGCAGGTGGTGAAGAACCTGCGGCCCCCGTACTACTTCCAGCTCCGCGCGACGAACGAATGGACCTCGCTGACCGGCGGCGAGATTCTGGGCCGGACGAGTTCCACGTCGATCGCGGTGCCGACCCTGTGGACGTTCGGCCTCTCCATGCCGCTTCGCGGCCGGACGGTCCAGCAGGAGATCAGCTGCGCCGAAACTCGCTGCGCTGCCCGGCAGACCACCTCCGCCGGTCTGCCGGTGGTGATGCTGGGCCAGAACAGGGCGGGCGGCCCGTGGGTCCAGGTCGGCCGTGCCGTGACGCAACTGGGCGGGTACTTCGAGGTCCGGGTGAACGCCCCCGGAACGCGGAACTACCGGGCCTACGTGCCGCTGACGAGCCGGGTCGGGTATCTGTCGACGGCCTCGAGCAGCAAGGCGTCCCTGTCGCGGAGCAAGATCCAGATCGCCAGCGCGTTGTACTACGGCGGCAACGTCCATAACCGCAACGACGTCGTCACCGCCGTCCTGGCCGTCCGCCCGAACATGAACCAGCAGGCCATCTTCCAGTTCTGGAACGGCAAGGTGTGGGTCAGCATCAAGCAGACCCCGATCAAGAACGGCCGGGCCGCTCTCGCGTTCAGGGCCACCCGGCCGGGCATCTTCGCTTATCGGTTCCTGGTGCCGAGCACGCAGTACCTGGGGACGCCGGTCTACGGAACCGCCACCGGCAGCATGGTGCTACGCGTCCGCTGAGGTCTCCGCCTCGCCCGGCTGCACCTGGGCAGGAACCGGTACGGCGTCGACGAGCATCGGCCCGCTGGGCGCCTCGACCCGGCGCCGCCGGAGCTTGAGGACGACGTACGCCGCCACGGCCACCACGCCGATCGCGACCAGCGCCCAGACCGACACCTGGCCGAAGATCTTGTCCGCGTTGTCGCCGACCTTGTACGCCACCACGCCGATCGTGGTCGACCAGGCGATCCCGCCGGCCGCGTTGGCCGCGAGGAAGCGCGGGTAGGACATCCGCAGCATGCCGGCCATCGGGCCGGCGAAGATCCGCAGCAGCGCCACGAACCGGCCGAAGAACACGGTCCAGACGCCGTAGCGGTGGAAGTACTTCTCCGCCTTCGCGATCCGGTCCTCGGAGAAGTGGTGGAACCGCCGGCCGAGCCGCTCGAACAGGCTCCGGCCCGCCTTGCGCCCGATGAAGTAGCCGATCGAGTCGCCGATGATCGCACCGGTCGCAGCCGCGCCGATCACGAAGTAGATGTTCAGGTTGCCCTGGGACGCCAGCAGGGCGGCCGCGACCAGCGTGGTCTCACCCGGCAGCGGCACTCCCATGCTCTCGACGCCGATGACGAGTCCGACCACCAGATACGCGACGATCGCGATCCCACCGGTCGGGATCGCGATGGCCAGCGCGTGCATAGTTGCCCCCATGCCTACATCCTGGCATCCGGAGGCAACCAGTTACTTCACACTTGCGTTAATCCGGGGGAATTTCCGGGGTGGTCCCGTTGAAAGCCTTCGTCACGTTCTGTAGCGCCGAGGTGACCTCGGACGGAATCACCCAGAAGGTGTTGCCGGGTCCCTTCGCCAGTTCGGGCAGCATCTGCAGGTACTGGTAGGCCAGCAGTTTCGGGTCCGGATCGTTGCGATGGATCGCGTCGAAGACCGTGTCGATCGCCTTCGCCTGCCCCTCGGCGCGCAGGATCGCGGCCTGCCGGTCACCTTCCGCGGTCAGGATCCGCGCCTGCCGCTGCCCCTCGGCGGTGAGGATCGTGGCCCGCTTCTCCCGGTCCGCCCGCATCTGCTTCTCCATCGACTCCTTGATCGACGCCGGCGGATCGATCGCCTTCAACTCGACCCGGTTGACCCGGATGCCCCACTTGCCGGACGCCTCGTCCAGGACACCGCGCAGCGTCGAGTTGATGTGCTCCCGCGAGGTCAGCGTCTTCTCCAGGTCCATGCTGCCGATCACGTTCCGCAGCGTGGTCACGGTGAGCTGCTCGATCGCCTGGATGTAGTTGAAGATCTCGTACGCCGCGGCGCGCGGATCCGTGACCTGGAAGTACAGCACCGTGTCGATGTCCACCACCAGGTTGTCCTCGGTGATCACCGAGCGCGGCTCGAACGAGACCACCTGCTCGCGCAGGTCGATCAGGGCCCGGGGCCGGTCGATGAACGGGATGACGACGTTCAGGCCCGGCTCGAGGGTGCGCAGGTACCGGCCCAGGCGCTCCACGTTGCTGGCTCTGGCCTGCGGCACGATCCGCACCGTTCGCAGTACGAGCACGACGGCCAGCAGAGCGACGACCAGTCCGACGATCAGTTCGGCCATGGATCCTCCCGGGGATGGACAAGGGCGGTCGCGCCCTCGATTGCGAAGACGTCGACGGTGGTCCCGGCCGGGATCAGCAGATCGGGGTCGTACGACCGGGCGGACCACTCCTCGCCGCCGATCCGGACCCGCCCCGGCTCACGGCCGACGGCACTCAGTACGACGGCCTCCCGGCCGATCAGCGCGGCCACCCCGGTGCGTAACTGGGGATGCGAGGTGAGGTGTCGGCGCGCGACCGGCCGTACCAGGGTGATCATCGCGCCGGCCGCGACGGCGAACGCCAGCAACTGCAGGCCGGTGCCCAGTCCGATCGCGGCCACCCCGGCAGCGGCCAGGGCCGCGAGAGCGAGCAGCAGCAGGTCGAGAGTGGCCGTCATCAACTCGGTGATGCCGAGGACGGCGGCAATCGTCAACCACAGGAGCCAGGACTGCATGCGATCACCTACACGGCGGAGTACCTCTTGTCTCGACGGTACGCCCGCGCGGGCGATTGTGTCCTAACGGTCAGGTTTCTTCCGGCGGCTTCCCGACCGGTACGACGGCCAGCAGGGTGCTCACCTGGCGGGTACCGGCCGGATGGCTGGTCGCCGTGCGAGTCCGGCGGTAGCGGTCGATCACCTCGGTCAGCTCGTTGCCGAGCTTCTCGGCCTCGGCCTTGGTGAGCCACAGGCGGCTGCGGGACATCATGCTCAGCTCGTCCCACGGGTCGTCGCCGGACAGCTCCTCGAACTGCTCGATCAGCCGGTTCACGTTCGTCCGCATCATCGCCTGGCTGGCCAGCCGGCCCGAACCGGCGGACTGCGACGAGATCACCAGGCTCTGCGCCGGCGCCCGCCAGGGCCGCTCGCGGCCGTCGGCGGAGGTGTCGGCGCGCTCGATGATGCCCCAGCGCGACAGGGCCCGCAGGTGGTAGCTGGTCGCCGACGGGGTCAGGCCGGCGAGCTCGGCGCACTCGGTCGCGGTGAGCACCTTGCCGCCGTACAGCTCGTCGATGATCCGCTGCCGGGCCGGGTGCGCCAGGGCGCGGATCGCCCGCGGGTCGGTCAGTACCACGCGCTTCTTCACCGCGCGCTTGTTCTTCCGGGCCACGGCGACAGCGTAGCGGGTCACTTGACGGATCAAAATATGAAGCATTAACTTCATAACTATGAAGCAACCACTTCACGTCTCGATCTGGTCGTACCGCGACATCCGGCTCGTCCTGCCCGCCCGCGCGGTCTCGTACGCCGGTGACTCGATCGCTCTGGTCGCCCTGATGCTGCGGATCTCCGACCACGGCGGCCCTGCCGCGATCACCGCGCTGCTGCTGGCCTTCGCCGTACCGACGGTCGCGATGATCCCGTTCGCGGGCCGGATCGTGGACGGCTACGACTCCCGCACAGTGCTGGTGTGGGCGTCGCTCCTCCAGGCAGCCGTCGCCGTCGGCCTCGCCTTCTGCAACGGCCTGGTGGCGACCTTGGCGCTGGTCTGCGTTCTGCAACTCGGCCAGGCGGTGGAGGGACCGGCCTGGGGAGCCTTGATCCCGCGGATCGTGGGCGAGGAACTGGTCGGCCGCTCGACCGGCGCGAGCCAGGCTCTGATCGGTGTCGCGACGCTGGCCGGCTCGGGGCTGGGCGGCGTACTGGTGGGCTGGTCTCCCAGGGGTGCGTTGCTGGTGAACGCCTCGACCTTCACCGGACTCGCACTGATCGCCGGGCTGGTCCGGACCCGGCGACGTCCGGAGCCGGGCGTCGTGCGCGAGCGTGGCTCGATGACCGCCGGACTGCGGAGCATCTTCGCGGACGACCTGCTGCGGATCCTGGTGCCGTCGCTGTGGGTCTTCATCCTGGTCGGCGAGGCGGTCAACATCGTCGAGGTGTTCCTGATCACCGACGACCTCGGCCTCGGCCCGACCGGGTACGGCGTGGTGCTGGCCGCTCAGGGGGCCGGAGCGATCGCGGGTGCCTGGCTCACCGGTCGGTTGAAGGGCCACCTGGACCGCTCGCGCGCCGTCCTGCTGGGGATGGCCGGCATCGGGATCTCCTGCGTCCTGATGGGACTGGCCGGAAACGTCGTCGTGCTGTTGATCGGAGCGGTCGCCATCGGCCTCGCCAGCGGAACGCTCAACGCTGCCGTCAGCACGCTCCTCGTGACCAGGACCGCGGAAGAGCGCCGCGGCCGGGTCATCGCCGCCCTCAGCGGGACCGCTCGTGCTTGCAGTCTGCTGGCGCTCCTCCTCGGCGGCGCCGCGGGAGCTGTGCTGGGAACGCGGCCGACTTTCGTGACGGCCGGTGCGTTGGCAGCGGTCGCTGCCGTGGCGGCCGCAGTACTGGTACTGCGGAGCAGGCTGTGGACAAAGGATTCGGCTGCGGAGGCGCTCAGTCACTAGCCTTTGGGCATGACTGACGCACGCGAGACCCCGGTGA
This region includes:
- a CDS encoding fibronectin type III domain-containing protein, whose translation is MRRVLAVAFALLLGASTLTACSSDPLPTGVTIGWADNTHQAVQVSWKDSDAPNRITIQGVVSSSPSYVKYLAATEPNTWAIPASAFPPDGNYKVAVEIGTSIGGVTSKAALSPMFDTDGPLRPTDAVATPTGNDVVVTWKVPPPEQDFSPGDPLDVPHGSQLYVPVVGTAGQPFRVVGPGTTTTRQVVKNLRPPYYFQLRATNEWTSLTGGEILGRTSSTSIAVPTLWTFGLSMPLRGRTVQQEISCAETRCAARQTTSAGLPVVMLGQNRAGGPWVQVGRAVTQLGGYFEVRVNAPGTRNYRAYVPLTSRVGYLSTASSSKASLSRSKIQIASALYYGGNVHNRNDVVTAVLAVRPNMNQQAIFQFWNGKVWVSIKQTPIKNGRAALAFRATRPGIFAYRFLVPSTQYLGTPVYGTATGSMVLRVR
- a CDS encoding TIGR03668 family PPOX class F420-dependent oxidoreductase, with product MILGPSACRSRLAAADRAFLATTGEDLRPHIVPITFALAGDVLIFAVDHKPKSTRSLRRLANVTFNPQVAVLCDHYTRDWTHLWWVRADGHATISDTGPLDALAAKYPQYAESPPAGPFVTVTIDNWTGWSYS
- a CDS encoding SPFH domain-containing protein gives rise to the protein MAELIVGLVVALLAVVLVLRTVRIVPQARASNVERLGRYLRTLEPGLNVVIPFIDRPRALIDLREQVVSFEPRSVITEDNLVVDIDTVLYFQVTDPRAAAYEIFNYIQAIEQLTVTTLRNVIGSMDLEKTLTSREHINSTLRGVLDEASGKWGIRVNRVELKAIDPPASIKESMEKQMRADREKRATILTAEGQRQARILTAEGDRQAAILRAEGQAKAIDTVFDAIHRNDPDPKLLAYQYLQMLPELAKGPGNTFWVIPSEVTSALQNVTKAFNGTTPEIPPD
- a CDS encoding ArsR/SmtB family transcription factor, which codes for MTRYAVAVARKNKRAVKKRVVLTDPRAIRALAHPARQRIIDELYGGKVLTATECAELAGLTPSATSYHLRALSRWGIIERADTSADGRERPWRAPAQSLVISSQSAGSGRLASQAMMRTNVNRLIEQFEELSGDDPWDELSMMSRSRLWLTKAEAEKLGNELTEVIDRYRRTRTATSHPAGTRQVSTLLAVVPVGKPPEET
- a CDS encoding DedA family protein, coding for MGATMHALAIAIPTGGIAIVAYLVVGLVIGVESMGVPLPGETTLVAAALLASQGNLNIYFVIGAAATGAIIGDSIGYFIGRKAGRSLFERLGRRFHHFSEDRIAKAEKYFHRYGVWTVFFGRFVALLRIFAGPMAGMLRMSYPRFLAANAAGGIAWSTTIGVVAYKVGDNADKIFGQVSVWALVAIGVVAVAAYVVLKLRRRRVEAPSGPMLVDAVPVPAQVQPGEAETSADA
- a CDS encoding NfeD family protein, whose protein sequence is MQSWLLWLTIAAVLGITELMTATLDLLLLALAALAAAGVAAIGLGTGLQLLAFAVAAGAMITLVRPVARRHLTSHPQLRTGVAALIGREAVVLSAVGREPGRVRIGGEEWSARSYDPDLLIPAGTTVDVFAIEGATALVHPREDPWPN
- a CDS encoding MFS transporter encodes the protein MKQPLHVSIWSYRDIRLVLPARAVSYAGDSIALVALMLRISDHGGPAAITALLLAFAVPTVAMIPFAGRIVDGYDSRTVLVWASLLQAAVAVGLAFCNGLVATLALVCVLQLGQAVEGPAWGALIPRIVGEELVGRSTGASQALIGVATLAGSGLGGVLVGWSPRGALLVNASTFTGLALIAGLVRTRRRPEPGVVRERGSMTAGLRSIFADDLLRILVPSLWVFILVGEAVNIVEVFLITDDLGLGPTGYGVVLAAQGAGAIAGAWLTGRLKGHLDRSRAVLLGMAGIGISCVLMGLAGNVVVLLIGAVAIGLASGTLNAAVSTLLVTRTAEERRGRVIAALSGTARACSLLALLLGGAAGAVLGTRPTFVTAGALAAVAAVAAAVLVLRSRLWTKDSAAEALSH